A single Actinomadura algeriensis DNA region contains:
- a CDS encoding M15 family metallopeptidase: MISRHVKNVSAPLAGMVLAGVFACSVALASTDDPDPGGSGAATLSANHSGQSEEPAAAEEQDDAEDAPPVLPSDCKPEEAAELEYANGRIPDEDLCPLPQEDESLRADAAAAFYKLNAAYHEEFGEEMCVRSSYRGYEKQEELYESMPAGMAARPGNSKHGLGIAADLCGGVEDDESAEFAWLEDNAEEYGWIHPDWAYSNPYEPWHWEFDVGQDG, encoded by the coding sequence TGGCCGGCATGGTCCTCGCGGGCGTCTTCGCCTGTTCCGTCGCGCTGGCGTCGACGGACGACCCGGACCCCGGCGGATCGGGAGCCGCGACGCTCTCGGCGAACCACTCCGGGCAGAGCGAGGAACCGGCCGCCGCCGAGGAACAGGACGACGCGGAGGACGCGCCGCCCGTCCTCCCGTCCGACTGCAAGCCGGAAGAGGCCGCGGAGCTCGAGTACGCGAACGGGCGGATCCCCGACGAGGACCTGTGCCCGCTGCCGCAGGAGGACGAATCGCTCCGGGCCGACGCCGCGGCGGCCTTCTACAAGCTGAACGCCGCCTACCACGAGGAGTTCGGCGAGGAGATGTGCGTCCGCAGTTCCTACCGCGGCTACGAGAAGCAGGAAGAACTGTACGAGAGCATGCCGGCGGGCATGGCCGCGCGGCCGGGCAACAGCAAGCACGGCCTCGGCATCGCCGCCGACCTGTGCGGCGGCGTCGAGGACGATGAGTCGGCCGAGTTCGCATGGCTGGAGGACAACGCCGAGGAGTACGGCTGGATCCACCCGGACTGGGCCTACAGCAACCCGTACGAGCCCTGGCACTGGGAGTTCGACGTCGGCCAGGACGGCTGA
- a CDS encoding acyl-CoA synthetase: MAVRRDGGDTPVTAIEPMTPTWHARATPDAPAIIMGTSGETVTFAQLEERSVRFARALRARGLRPGDHIAILMENKRAYLEVTWAAQRSGLYYTAVNSHLRPGEVQYVLDDCGASALVSSGSMADVVAGLDLSRVPVRVTAAGALAGFDRYDDLLAAEPAEPLPDECEGREMLYSSGTTGRPKGVRKPLPRTRFGDPASAPVQIAEGIVAGGARGSVYLSPAPLYHGAPLVFSMSMHRLGAAVVVMERFDALLCLRLIERHRVTHAQFVPTMFIRMLRLPREERERFDTSSLTTVTHGAAPCPVPVKRRMLEWWGPIIHEYYSGTEDVGHTSITPEEWLAHPGSVGRPAQECHIVGEDGRELPPGEPGVVYFAGGRPFEYHNDPAKTASVTGGEGWRTLGDIGHLDEDGYLYLTDRRAHMIISGGVNIYPQETENVLVGHPAVADAAVIGVPDDEMGESVKAVVETAPEATAGPALAEELIAHCRAELAAYKCPRTVDFVDELPRDPSGKLYKRVLRERYRIAPTA; encoded by the coding sequence ATGGCGGTGCGGCGGGACGGCGGCGACACTCCCGTGACGGCGATCGAGCCCATGACCCCGACCTGGCACGCGCGGGCGACCCCGGACGCGCCCGCGATCATCATGGGGACGAGCGGCGAGACCGTCACCTTCGCGCAGCTGGAAGAGCGGTCGGTGCGCTTCGCCCGGGCGCTGCGCGCCCGCGGTCTGCGGCCGGGCGATCACATCGCGATCCTGATGGAGAACAAACGGGCGTACCTGGAGGTCACCTGGGCGGCGCAGCGTTCGGGCCTGTACTACACCGCGGTCAACAGCCACCTCCGTCCCGGCGAGGTGCAGTACGTCCTGGACGACTGCGGCGCTTCCGCGCTGGTCAGCAGCGGATCCATGGCGGACGTCGTCGCGGGCCTGGACCTGTCGCGGGTCCCCGTGCGGGTGACGGCGGCGGGCGCGCTCGCCGGCTTCGACCGCTACGACGACCTGCTCGCCGCCGAACCGGCGGAGCCGCTCCCGGACGAGTGCGAGGGACGCGAGATGCTGTACTCGTCCGGCACGACCGGGCGCCCGAAGGGCGTGCGCAAGCCGCTCCCGCGCACGCGGTTCGGGGACCCGGCGTCGGCGCCCGTCCAGATCGCCGAAGGGATCGTGGCGGGCGGCGCGCGCGGCTCGGTCTACCTCTCGCCCGCTCCGCTCTACCACGGGGCGCCGCTCGTGTTCTCCATGTCGATGCACCGGCTCGGCGCGGCGGTCGTGGTGATGGAGCGGTTCGACGCGCTGCTGTGCCTGCGGCTGATCGAACGGCACCGGGTGACGCACGCACAGTTCGTCCCGACGATGTTCATCCGCATGCTGCGGCTGCCGCGGGAGGAGCGGGAGCGGTTCGACACCTCGAGCCTGACCACCGTCACGCACGGCGCGGCGCCCTGCCCGGTGCCGGTGAAGCGGCGCATGCTGGAGTGGTGGGGGCCGATCATCCACGAGTACTACTCGGGCACCGAGGACGTCGGCCACACCTCCATCACCCCCGAGGAATGGCTGGCGCACCCCGGCTCGGTCGGCAGGCCCGCGCAGGAATGCCACATCGTCGGCGAGGACGGGCGGGAACTGCCGCCCGGCGAGCCGGGCGTCGTCTACTTCGCGGGCGGGCGGCCGTTCGAGTACCACAACGACCCGGCGAAGACGGCGTCGGTGACCGGTGGCGAGGGCTGGCGGACGCTCGGCGACATCGGCCACCTCGACGAGGACGGCTACCTCTACCTCACCGACCGCCGCGCGCACATGATCATTTCGGGCGGGGTGAACATCTACCCGCAGGAGACGGAGAACGTCCTGGTCGGCCATCCCGCCGTGGCCGACGCGGCGGTCATCGGCGTGCCGGACGACGAGATGGGCGAGTCGGTGAAGGCGGTCGTCGAGACCGCCCCGGAAGCGACCGCGGGCCCGGCGCTGGCGGAGGAGCTCATCGCCCACTGCCGCGCCGAACTGGCCGCCTACAAATGCCCGCGGACGGTCGACTTCGTCGACGAACTGCCCCGCGACCCGAGCGGCAAGCTCTACAAACGCGTCCTGCGCGAACGCTACCGAATCGCCCCGACCGCCTGA